AGTTGTCGGAGCGCGAGGCAAACAAGAAGGCGGCGAAAGCGAAAGCAAAGATGGCCCGCCCATGCGACGGATCAGGACCGTTTGCTCCGCAGGCTGTCGGGCCAAAGGTGCAACTCCGACTCCAACCTGACAGACGGCTCCACCTCTAGCTCGACGCACCTTCACATGCCGACGCCAACATGGAGGAGGGGCACGGCCGTGCCGACGACCGGAAGGGGAAGAGTCCAACGAGGAAATGGTGATTTCCTCCgctcttccccgttttatttatgtttaACCTATGCTTTAAGTATTTGTAGTATGCATTTGCACTGTTAGCTGATGAACTTCGATGAACTATGTGCTTTTGTTAGGCGATGTAATGGTGATCCGGCGTGTTAATCATGTTAATACGTAGCCTTGCACGGGTTGCATTGTGTTGGGGTTTCGGATATGAGGGACGTGGATGTGGAAGCCAACATATGAGCCGTGCCAGGGCCGGATTGGCCAAGTCCAGCTATAGATGCTCCTAGAACAGTTTTAGAAAATGCCTGACAATTATCTTTTAGTGCTAAAATCGTCGAAAACTGTCAACCATTGGATTTAGATCGTGCGCTTTTGGGGGCGTTTGCTGGGATCTCAACCCCAGCGAACCCTCGCCAGATAGCTTTACCGATACACAAGCAACGCAGAGCCAAGTAACCTAGCTAGGGCGTGTGCATTGAGAATCCAGTGAAAAATTACGTGGATTGCTCAAAAAAAATGTTTATTCGCATTCGTTTCGGGTTCAGGCACTCAAGGTAGTTCGTGAATCACATCACCCACGGCCACGGAGCGTAAATACGAGAGAAAGTTGCTGTCAGATTAGCTAGCTCGCAAGGAATTTCCACCGCGCGCATCTTCCCAGCCCACCTCGCACTCTCACCAGTCCCGTCTCGTCGCCACCCACCGCCACTATAAGTCTATTAAACACGCACTGCGAGATCGCGCTCCCTCTCAGACCAGCCCCTCCTCACCCCACCCACCAACCCATTGCCCGCCGGCACACCACCACGGCAATGGCGTCGGCGTCGCGGATCTTGCTCgtggccgcgctgctcctggcggcgtCGGCGATGACGTCGGCGCAGAAGGCGAAGGCGCCCGCGAAgccggcccccgccgccgccgacgcgcccGCGGCCGTCGAGGCGCCCGCGAAGCCCGCCCCGGCCGCAGCCGACGCGCCCGGCGCGGCTGCCGCCGACGGGAAGCCGCCGACGGACGTGACGGCCATGCTGGAGAAGTCCGGCAAGTACTCCAAGTTCGTGCAGCTGCTCAAGGAGACCCGCGTGGAGACCCAGATCAACGCGCAGCTGACGGACAGCTACAACGGGCTGACCATCTTCGCGCCCACCGACGCCGCCATCGACGGGCTCAAGGCCGGCACCCTCAACGGGCTCTCGTCCCAGGAGCAGATCCAGATGGTGCTCTACTGCGTGCTGCCACGGTTCTACTCCCTCTCCATGCTCGGCACCCTCAACGGCAAGGTCAGCACGCAGGCGTCCGGCCACTCCGGCCCCTACACCTACAAGATCAAGCCCTCCGGCAACAACGTCAACGTCTCCACCGGCGTCAAGGGCAACAACATGCTCCTCGGCAGCGT
The sequence above is a segment of the Triticum dicoccoides isolate Atlit2015 ecotype Zavitan chromosome 1A, WEW_v2.0, whole genome shotgun sequence genome. Coding sequences within it:
- the LOC119291856 gene encoding fasciclin-like arabinogalactan protein 12, producing the protein MASASRILLVAALLLAASAMTSAQKAKAPAKPAPAAADAPAAVEAPAKPAPAAADAPGAAAADGKPPTDVTAMLEKSGKYSKFVQLLKETRVETQINAQLTDSYNGLTIFAPTDAAIDGLKAGTLNGLSSQEQIQMVLYCVLPRFYSLSMLGTLNGKVSTQASGHSGPYTYKIKPSGNNVNVSTGVKGNNMLLGSVVSKDFPLAVYSVDKMPLPYELFGPQPPTPAPAPAPAPTKSKPKKKKKSAGIAEAPEADDATADDDTEKSAAASLSGVARWAAVLGAAVLGAMF